A part of Cannabis sativa cultivar Pink pepper isolate KNU-18-1 chromosome 6, ASM2916894v1, whole genome shotgun sequence genomic DNA contains:
- the LOC115694865 gene encoding putative receptor protein kinase ZmPK1, with the protein MNIFFFLFIISCPLSSSISDTLHAGSSLSAEQQNVDVLVSPNGIFSAGFHSIGNNAYSFAIWFTQKKNPTVVWMANRDQPVNSKGSKLTLLKSGNLILIDAYRIVIWATGTTSFSVPQLRLRDNGNFVLITEDDVVLWQSFSSPTNTLLPEQPLTRYKGGLVSSRSQSNFSSGFYKLFYDTDNVMRLAFDNNDVSSVYWPNPWLLTWEADRSTYNNSRVGVLDYLGNFSSSDKFTFLSGDFGSRVQRILKLDIDGNVRLYSREKSWENWVVTWQAFTNPCRIHGICGANSRCMYDFNGRKCSCLPGHKMKNRTDWSYGCEPKFNSFCTKNQTSRFIKLFNSEFYGYDYGIYNNYSYRDCENLCLQFCNCKGFQYSYFINLGIFKCYPKMLLVNGYHRPGFSGNVYLRLPKTDDHISLYENSTEEFKFDLNCSNKATTIQIAKTYTKGQVNMALEFMFWFACGVGGIEIISIFLICCLLIRTRKYSDTHKFQVQLMAATRLRRFSYSELKKATKGYVEEIGRGATGIVYKGLLSDSRVAAIKLLPEAYQGEAEFLAEVNTIGTLNHMNLIEMWGYCLEGKHRILVYEYLEHKSLKENLSRNVLDWNKRFEIAVGTAKGLAYLHEECLEWVLHCDVKPQNILLSSNYQPKVADFGLSKLLKRGELSSQSFSRIRGTRGYMAPEWVTNQPITSKVDVYSYGIVVLELLTGKSPTSCVGNSNGIEETEQIELVKWVKDMVNGTGELEKIMESSMEGECDMKKFETLLNVALNCVEEDKDARPSMSQVVKSLLHFEDDK; encoded by the coding sequence atgaatatcttcttctttcttttcataATCTCTTGTCCACTTTCATCATCAATCTCTGATACTTTACATGCAGGTTCATCATTATCTGCAGAACAACAAAACGTCGACGTTTTAGTTTCACCAAATGGGATCTTCTCAGCTGGATTTCACTCCATTGGGAACAACGCATACTCATTTGCCATATGGTTCACCCAAAAGAAAAATCCCACAGTGGTTTGGATGGCAAATCGTGACCAACCAGTCAACTCCAAAGGCTCAAAGCTAACTCTCCTCAAATCTGGTAACCTCATATTAATCGACGCTTATAGAATAGTCATTTGGGCCACAGGAACGACGTCGTTTTCAGTACCTCAATTGCGTTTACGCGACAATGGAAACTTTGTTCTTATAACCGAAGACGACGTCGTTTTGTGGCAGAGTTTTAGCTCACCAACGAATACCCTTCTTCCAGAACAACCTTTAACAAGATACAAAGGAGGGCTTGTTTCGTCAAGAAGTCAAAGTAACTTCTCTTCTGGTTTCTATAAACTTTTCTATGACACTGACAATGTCATGCGCTTAGCGTTTGATAACAATGACGTGTCAAGTGTTTATTGGCCTAATCCGTGGTTGTTAACTTGGGAAGCTGACAGGTCTACATACAATAATAGTAGAGTTGGGGTGCTTGATTACTTGGGAAATTTTAGCTCGTCTGATAAATTTACTTTCTTGTCAGGAGATTTTGGTTCGAGGGTTCAGAGAATATTGAAACTTGATATTGATGGCAATGTTAGATTGTATAGTAGAGAAAAGTCATGGGAGAATTGGGTTGTTACATGGCAAGCTTTTACCAATCCTTGTAGGATTCATGGTATTTGTGGTGCTAATAGTCGATGCATGTACGATTTTAATGGCAGAAAATGTTCTTGTCTTCCAGGACATAAGATGAAGAATCGTACTGATTGGTCTTATGGGTGTGAACCAAAATTCAATTCCTTCTGTACCAAAAACCAAACTTCAAGATTTATCAAACTTTTCAATTCTGAGTTCTACGGCTATGATTATGGTATCTACAACAACTACAGTTATCGAGATTGTGAAAATTTGTGTTTACAGTTTTGTAACTGCAAAGGTTTCCAATACTCATATTTTATCAACCTTGGTATTTTTAAATGTTATCCCAAGATGTTATTAGTTAATGGATACCATAGACCAGGCTTTTCAGGAAATGTATACTTAAGGCTACCTAAAACAGATGATCATATCTCATTATATGAAAACTCAACTGAAGAATTTAAGTTTGACTTAAATTGTTCTAACAAAGCCACTACAATACAGATAGCCAAAACTTATACTAAAGGCCAAGTGAATATGGCATTGGAATTCATGTTTTGGTTTGCATGTGGGGTTGGAGGAATTGagattatttctatttttctcaTTTGTTGCTTGCTGATTAGAACCCGAAAATACTCTGATACACATAAATTTCAGGTTCAACTTATGGCTGCAACTAGATTGAGAAGATTTAGCTACTCTGAACTCAAGAAGGCCACAAAAGGCTATGTTGAAGAGATTGGAAGAGGAGCAACAGGCATTGTTTATAAAGGTTTACTATCCGATTCTCGAGTTGCAGCAATCAAATTACTCCCTGAAGCTTACCAAGGTGAAGCTGAGTTTTTAGCAGAAGTTAATACCATTGGGACACTAAATCATATGAACTTGATAGAGATGTGGGGATATTGTTTAGAAGGAAAACATAGGATTTTAGTGTATGAGTACTTGGAGCATAAATCTTTAAAAGAGAACTTATCTAGAAATGTGCTTGATTGGAACAAAAGATTTGAAATTGCAGTAGGAACTGCAAAAGGTCTTGCTTATTTACATGAAGAGTGTTTAGAGTGGGTTTTACATTGTGATGTTAAGCCTCAGAACATACTCTTAAGCTCTAATTATCAACCAAAGGTAGCAGATTTTGGCTTGTCTAAACTACTAAAGAGAGGAGAGCTTAGTAGTCAAAGCTTCTCAAGGATTAGAGGAACAAGAGGTTATATGGCTCCAGAGTGGGTTACAAACCAACCCATCACATCAAAAGTAGATGTTTATAGTTATGGGATTGTTGTTTTGGAGTTATTGACTGGAAAGAGCCCTACAAGTTGTGTTGGTAATAGTAATGGTATTGAAGAAACAGAGCAAATAGAACTtgtgaagtgggtgaaagataTGGTTAATGGAACTGGAGAACTGGAAAAGATCATGGAATCTTCCATGGAAGGTGAATGTGATATGAAAAAGTTTGAAACTCTTTTGAATGTAGCCTTAAATTGTGTGGAGGAAGACAAAGATGCTAGACCTTCAATGAGCCAAGTTGTTAAGTCCCTCCTGCATTTTGAGGATGATAAGTAG